A region from the Salvia splendens isolate huo1 chromosome 15, SspV2, whole genome shotgun sequence genome encodes:
- the LOC121769398 gene encoding homeobox-leucine zipper protein ATHB-13-like — protein MAYVPADSMFRSHDDVPQDFHGVPDFLMRRSMSFSGMDRAEEFHADDEGSDDGSQLLGEKKRRLNLEQVKALEKSFELGNKLEPERKMQLARALGLQPRQIAIWFQNRRARWKTKQLEKDYDVLKRQFEALKADNDVLKSQNKKLQTQLLGLKGGESAAGAINLNKDNEGSWSNGSDTSCEVNIKTSTATESAMYNQRNKHGSMFPPPQTLTQLLHGSGRPEQHQSMPAANECFGTMFAGIEETQEFWPWSEQQNFH, from the exons GCGTTCCGGATTTCCTGATGAGGAGATCCATGTCGTTCTCGGGCATGGATCGGGCCGAGGAGTTCCACGCTGACGACGAGGGCTCGGACGACGGCTCCCAGCTGCTGGGGGAGAAGAAGCGGAGGCTGAACTTGGAGCAAGTGAAGGCCCTAGAGAAGAGCTTCGAGCTCGGGAACAAGCTCGAGCCCGAACGCAAAATGCAGCTGGCTCGGGCCCTCGGCCTCCAGCCACGTCAGATCGCCATCTGGTTCCAAAACCGCCGGGCCCGGTGGAAGACAAAGCAGTTGGAGAAGGACTACGACGTTCTCAAGAGACAATTTGAAGCCCTCAAAGCCGACAACGACGTCCTCAAATCGCAAAACAAAAAGCTCCAAACCCAG TTATTGGGGTTAAAAGGCGGGGAGTCGGCCGCGGGGGCGATCAATTTGAACAAGGACAACGAGGGCTCGTGGAGCAACGGGAGCGACACGAGCTGCGAGGTCAACATTAAGACGTCCACGGCCACAGAAAGCGCAATGTACAATCAAAGAAACAAGCACGGCTCCATGTTTCCGCCGCCACAGACGCTGACGCAGCTCCTGCACGGCTCGGGGAGGCCGGAGCAGCACCAAAGTATGCCAGCGGCCAACGAGTGCTTCGGCACTATGTTTGCCGGCATCGAAGAAACGCAGGAATTCTGGCCATGGTCGGAACAACAGAATTTCcattaa